One Helianthus annuus cultivar XRQ/B chromosome 12, HanXRQr2.0-SUNRISE, whole genome shotgun sequence genomic region harbors:
- the LOC110893055 gene encoding nuclear pore complex protein NUP205, with protein sequence MKSWKTSQCWPEFYPPPKASDRAQVESKEVRLPYSGLIPLDGQDVQIWGLQGLGPLDILRFTSGLWQLCLISGLRQRLISLIKELNREEPAGLGGPNSERYILDSRGALVERRAVVCRERLILSHCLVLSLLVVRASPKDVKDILTTLKDSVEDISGSANIVKNQITFSLLISLIISLISDALSASPDEMSILSRDASFRRDFHETVMAIGNDQIIEGCMHCVRLAWAVHLMILQDVTDASEINNDVRNINSCLEVVFSNNVFQFLIDKALRTPAYQNDDEDMIYLCSILRSSS encoded by the exons ATGAAATCGTGGAAAACGTCACAATGTTGGCCCGAATTCTACCCT CCTCCGAAGGCCTCTGACAGAGCACAAGTTGAGTCTAAAGAAGTTAGGCTTCCTTATTCAGGGCTAATCCCACTTGATGGTCAGGATGTTCAAATT TGGGGATTACAAGGACTGGGTCCATTGGATATTTTACGCTTTACATCAGGGCTTTG GCAATTGTGCTTGATCTCCGGGCTTCGCCAAAGGCTAATATCTCTTATAAAG GAACTCAATCGAGAAGAACCAGCTGGTTTGGGTGGGCCCAACTCCGAGCGCTATATTCTTGACTCAAGAGGCGCTCTTGTGGAAAGACGGGCTGTTGTTTGTAGGGAAAGACTCATTCTTAGTCACTGTCTTGTTCTATCACTACTGGTTGTACGTGCAA GCCCAAAAGATGTAAAAGATATTTTAACAACTTTGAAAGATAGTGTAGAGGACATCAGTGGCAGTGCCAACATTGTAAAGAACCAG ATCACATTTAGCCTTCTTATCTCTCTTATAATATCTTTGATATCAGATGCTCTTAGTGCATCACCAGACGAAATGTCTATCTTGTCACGTGATGCTTCATTCAGGCGTGATTTCCATGAAACT GTGATGGCTATTGGAAACGATCAGATAATTGAGGGGTGTATGCATTGTGTTAGACTTGCATGGGCCGTGCATTTGATGATTTTACAAGATGTAACTGATGCAAGTGAGATAAATAACGATGTGAGAAATATAAATTCATGCCTCGAAGTTGTTTTCTCAAATAACGTTTTCCAGTTTCTGATTGATAAAGCTCTTCGAACGCCAGCCTACCAG aatgatgatgaagatatgATCTACCTTTGCTCCATATTACGCTCCTCAAGCTGA